One region of Glycine max cultivar Williams 82 chromosome 9, Glycine_max_v4.0, whole genome shotgun sequence genomic DNA includes:
- the PM39 gene encoding low-temperature-induced 65 kDa protein, with the protein MDSRAVQTHAHEHHHISHNVGSHEVPRGEEHHHHDHEKKSVLKKVKQKAKKIKDTITKHGHHHDHDHERGHGYHYDDQHIPDDHDLGEEDEVDEYPEVHGAPIYDSAPVRGAAPGHVNPLGRPGVNFGGTTVMGEPHHEPSVIVVSPTTGINQRGSTDPTRTFVEGAKAVHPKVNLERPMHLEEDPHAPRRTSQAYAPPNYQTKVTDPTGAGGAEIDITTVEKSFSRMAVLNEPKPYPEPKLFPTIAQTHYPSSVSHSQFAPEHSTAMNYPSAQSYDHCMPELSSEVKTQYPKSHNQFTTELSTPTKTPYPSPNIHGHHLQQQSSATKTYPSSGSHDQFAPMSELPTPTKPQYTSTKIHDQPLPLPQQPSATKTQYPLPGSHDQFAPVLSTEPKIQYPSTKIHGQHLPHQFTATKTQYPSSGSHDQLKPELSFSTEPKTPYPSSTKINDHHLPQHSSASATNAQYPSARSHDQFLPEYSSQTKTPKTYGDNQTTQTRHQEENKGNDKPSTISLATAAIADKAVSAKNTVASSLGYGYDADTETTQSRDHDENTHGEKPSAISSAASAIADKAVSAKNIVTSKLGFGDNTETTQTSRQERTQPSTISLATAAIADKAVSAKNTVASKLGYGDSTETTQTSHQEQNTGNEKPSTISSATSAITDKAVTAKNVVASKLGYGDNTETTQTTLARNQEENTGNEKPSTISSETSALADKDASAKNSVASKLGFGDTARTHEEKRTNHAAAPTEYGKSVAQSLTEKLAPVSGKVSGAGSGVKSKVSGTEKISNVGVEQDKGVSVKDYLVDKLRPGDEDRALSKVISETLHKKEVHPVEVTEEGVRKMVSDAVHKREDEPERKVEHQKILGKVTESEEVKRRLGGEDVETEKKYQEMYVNSPGTGVVDKLTGMVGTWFTNPAENQSSQDSSMNHEASRAEVEHQGAAGARRLQESPN; encoded by the exons ATGGATTCAAGAGCAGTTCAAACTCATGCGCATGAACATCACCATATTTCCCACAATGTTGGGTCACACGAAG TGCCACGTGGTGAAGAACACCACCACCATGACCATGAGAAGAAGTCGGTTCTTAAGAAAGTCAAGCAAAAGGCTAAGAAAATTAAGGACACAATTACAAAGCATGGCCATCATCATGACCATGATCATGAACGTGGTCATGGGTATCACTACGATGATCAACATATCCCTGATGATCATGACTTGGGTGAGGAAGATGAGGTGGATGAATACCCAGAAGTCCATGGAGCACCGA TTTATGACAGTGCACCTGTTAGAGGTGCAGCACCAGGACATGTCAATCCTTTAGGGAGGCCTGGAGTTAACTTTGGAGGTACAACAGTTATGGGAGAACCTCATCATGAGCCAAGTGTCATAGTTGTTTCTCCAACTACTGGAATTAATCAAAGAGGATCAACTGACCCAACTAGAACATTTGTTGAGGGAGCCAAAGCAGTGCATCCTAAGGTCAATTTGGAGAGACCAATGCACTTGGAGGAAGATCCACATGCGCCAAGGCGTACATCTCAAGCATATGCTCCACCCAATTATCAAACAAAAGTCACTGATCCCACGGGGGCAG GTGGAGCAGAAATTGACATCACCACAGTTGAGAAATCTTTCTCCAGGATGGCTGTTCTCAACGAGCCAAAACCTTACCCAGAACCAAAACTCTTTCCAACTATTGCTCAAACCCACTACCCTTCTTCTGTAAGCCACTCCCAATTCGCGCCAGAGCATTCCACTGCAATGAACTACCCTTCTGCTCAAAGCTATGATCATTGCATGCCAGAACTATCCAGTGAAGTTAAAACTCAGTACCCCAAAAGCCATAATCAGTTTACGACAGAGTTATCTACACCAACCAAAACTCCCTACCCTTCCCCCAATATCCATGGCCACCACTTGCAACAACAATCTAGTGCAACAAAAACCTACCCTTCATCTGGAAGCCATGACCAGTTTGCTCCAATGTCAGAGTTACCTACACCAACCAAACCTCAATACACTTCTACCAAAATCCATGACCAACCCTTGCCATTGCCACAACAACCTAGTGCAACAAAAACTCAATACCCTTTACCTGGAAGCCATGACCAGTTTGCACCAGTGTTATCTACTGAACCTAAAATTCAGTACCCTTCAACAAAAATCCATGGCCAACACTTGCCTCACCAGTTTACTGCTACAAAAACTCAATACCCTTCATCTGGAAGCCATGATCAGTTAAAACCAGAATTATCTTTCTCTACTGAACCTAAAACTCCCTACCCTTCTTCTACCAAAATCAATGATCACCACTTGCCACAACACTCCAGTGCAAGTGCAACAAATGCTCAATATCCTTCAGCTAGAAGTCATGATCAGTTTCTACCTGAATATTCAAGTCAAACCAAAACCCCAAAAACCTATGGAGACAACCAAACCACTCAAACAAGGCATCAAGAAGAGAACAAAGGCAATGATAAACCATCAACAATCTCTTTAGCAACAGCTGCAATAGCTGATAAAGCCGTGTCAGCCAAAAACACCGTGGCTTCTTCGcttggatatggatatgacgcTGACACTGAAACAACTCAATCAAGGGACCACGATGAGAACACCCACGGTGAAAAACCATCAGCAATCTCTTCAGCAGCCTCTGCAATTGCTGATAAAGCCGTCTCAGCCAAAAACATAGTCACTTCCAAGCTCGGATTTGGCGACAACACTGAAACAACTCAAACAAGCCGTCAAGAGAGAACACAACCATCAACAATCTCATTGGCAACAGCTGCAATAGCTGATAAAGCCGTCTCAGCAAAAAACACTGTAGCTTCCAAGCTCGGATACGGCGACAGCACTGAAACAACTCAAACAAGCCATCAAGAACAGAACACAGGCAATGAAAAACCATCAACAATCTCATCAGCAACCTCTGCAATCACTGATAAAGCTGTAACTGCCAAAAATGTTGTAGCTTCAAAGCTCGGATATGGCGACAACACTGAAACAACTCAAACCACTCTAGCAAGGAATCAAGAAGAGAACACAGGCAACGAGAAACCCTCAACAATCTCATCAGAAACCTCTGCTTTAGCTGATAAAGATGCCTCGGCAAAAAACAGTGTTGCCTCTAAGCTTGGTTTCGGTGACACAGCAAGAACACATGAAGAGAAGAGAACTAACCATGCTGCTGCTCCAACAGAATATGGAAAGAGTGTTGCTCAGTCTCTGACAGAGAAACTAGCTCCAGTATCTGGAAAAGTTTCTGGTGCAGGAAGTGGTGTGAAGTCCAAAGTTTCAGGAACTGAAAAAATTAGTAATGTGGGTGTGGAACAGGACAAGGGTGTTTCTGTGAAGGATTATTTGGTTGACAAACTGAGGCCTGGTGATGAAGACAGGGCTCTCTCTAAAGTGATATCAGAGACTCTACATAAGAAGGAAGTGCACCCAGTGGAGGTTACTGAGGAAGGTGTGAGGAAGATGGTTTCTGATGCAGTGCATAAGAGAGAGGATGAGCCAGAGAGAAAAGTGGAACATCAAAAAATACTGGGGAAGGTAACAGAGTCAGAGGAAGTGAAAAGAAGGTTAGGAGGTGAGGATGTGGAGACAGAGAAAAAGTACCAAGAGATGTATGTGAATAGCCCAGGGACAGGTGTGGTTGATAAGCTTACAGGTATGGTTGGGACGTGGTTTACCAACCCAGCAGAGAATCAATCCTCACAAG ATTCATCTATGAATCATGAGGCATCAAGGGCAGAAGTGGAACATCAAGGTGCAGCAGGTGCAAGAAGGCTACAGGAGTCACCTAATTGA